A genomic segment from Aegilops tauschii subsp. strangulata cultivar AL8/78 chromosome 1, Aet v6.0, whole genome shotgun sequence encodes:
- the LOC109756247 gene encoding 3'-5' exonuclease-like — protein sequence MVDASLYKQRRRYTRELHDVVLHGNHKLHVVCTSKGEDVDQMLSTLRRKLGGMLVKLVGVDVEYTHYVKPQRAAVLQLCVEKECLVYHISAAKDRPMELGKFLMNGEYTFIGFAIEGEKSKLKLSGLEINFDNYIDIQVEWIDPYNKKKFDSLADVAGRMIDIHYHDMKKKINRKEDHTLWGFCPLPEKLIKYAAVDAFATYESWRIIYDVIMGLDRAKRDKEAKKKKNKAVI from the exons ATGGTGGATGCATCTCTGTACAAGCAACGCCGCAGGTACACCAGGGAGCTCCACGACGTTGTCCTCCATGGCAACCACAAGCTCCACGTCGTTTGCACAAGCAAGGGTGAAGACGTGGACCAGATGCTCTCCACGCTCAGGAGGAAGCTCGGCGGAATGCTCGTCAAACTAGTCGGCGTTGATGTCGAGTACACGCACTACGTGAAGCCACAGCGGGCAGCAGTGCTCCAGCTATGTGTAGAAAAAGAATGCCTTGTCTACCACATCTCTGCAGCTAAAGACAG GCCAATGGAACTAGGCAAATTCCTCATGAATGGTGAGTACACCTTCATCGGATTCGCCATTGAAGGAGAGAAAAGCAAGCTGAAGCTATCTGGTTTGGAGATCAACTTCGATAACTACATTGATATTCAGGTGGAATGGATAGACCCATACAATAAAAAGAAGTTTGACTCTTTGGCTGATGTTGCCGGCAGGATGATAGACATTCACTACCATgacatgaagaaaaaaattaacCGCAAGGAGGACCATACACTGTGGGGATTTTGCCCGCTGCCAGAAAAGCTTATCAAGTATGCAGCAGTAGATGCATTCGCAACATATGAGTCATGGAGAATCATCTACGATGTCATAATGGGATTGGACAGGGCAAaaagagacaaagaagcaaagaagaagaagaacaaggctgtaATCTAA